The following proteins are co-located in the Lagopus muta isolate bLagMut1 chromosome 11, bLagMut1 primary, whole genome shotgun sequence genome:
- the LOC125698979 gene encoding LOW QUALITY PROTEIN: PHD finger protein 7-like (The sequence of the model RefSeq protein was modified relative to this genomic sequence to represent the inferred CDS: substituted 1 base at 1 genomic stop codon) → METQEAAGSREPACVLCGRVDEHSSILGHKVQIGGFYFHSLCALFANGLYQRVEGSIKTGFRTEDLVRTMKQAEQTLCFVCGNLGASITCADPGCDRSFHLPCASEGECVTKHTAEFRAFCWEHRPHQAVEAAPVQDTTCIVCMEPVGDSRSYSTMVCPACRHAWFHRACIQEQALRAGIFCFQCPLCRDRVKFIKDMVFMGIRIPFRRPTWEDDNTYASLLERHRRCDASDCRYARGRERAEGEGPWQLLLCSSCAAQGTHRRCSNLSQSTASWECNACAGEGIASSSNSDLAEYSTISQQEMEPSQGSATPERSSSSTTSQAPSGPADCSHVPESGGLSRQRRTDRRRIRPRLHRDENGFNEPQEHRGSSHTAAPIAESSTLNSASQGTSESSRNSPAVGYNLRSRQGRRAQTRSRSPLQCRAPDSPSQPRRRQTRGSRQAPTRSAESGTNRRTRRGAPQPSRASTAADGSRSTQPGRARTRSRSPLEHRAAETRSQPRRCRRSRSRRRGPAQGXSRSRVPRQAPNINSLPQ, encoded by the exons ATGGAGACACAGGAGGCCGCTGGCTCGAGGGAGCCAG CATGCGTGCTGTGTGGCCGAGTGGATGAGCATTCGAGCATCCTTGGGCACAAAGTACAGATCGGTGGATTCTATTTCCATAGTCTCTGTGCG CTATTTGCCAATGGTCTTTATCAACGTGTGGAAGGCAGTATAAAGACAGGTTTTCGCACAGAAGATCTGGTACGCACCAtgaagcaggcagagcagacG ctctgcttcGTTTGTGGCAATCTGGGGGCCAGCATCACCTGCGCAGATCCGGGCTGTGACCGCAGCTTCCATCTCCCCTGCGCCTCGGAGGGTGAATGCGTCACCAAGCACACTGCAGAGTTCAG GGCCTTCTGCTGGGAGCACCGCCCACACCAGGCAGTGGAGGCAGCACCTGTGCAGGACACGACCTGCATCGTCTGCATGGAGCCCGTGGGTGACAGCAGGTCATACAGCACCATGGTGTGCCCAGCCTGCCGACATGCCTGGTTCCACCGGGCCTGCATCCAG gaacagGCTCTGCGCGCAGGCATTTTTTGCTTCCAGTGCCCCCTCTGCAGAGACCGGGTCAAGTTTATTAAAGACATGGTCTTTATGGGGATCCGAATCCCATTCAG AAGACCAACATGGGAGGACGACAACACCTACGCATCTCTACTGGAGAGGCACAGGAGATGCGATGCCAGCGACTGCCGTTACGCACGCGGCAGGGAGCGGGCAGAGGGAGAGGG gccctggcagctgctcctctgcagctcctgtgctgcgCAAGGCACTCATCGGCGCTGCTCCAACTTGAgtcagagcacagccagctgggAGTGCAACGCCTGTGCTGGAGAGGGCATCG CCTCCAGCAGCAACTCGGATCTTGCTGAATACAGCACCATCAGCCAGCAGGAAATGGAGCCATCCCAAGGCTCTGCGACACCAGagaggagcagctccagcaccaccAGCCAGGCGCCATCGGGGCCAGCTGACTGTTCCCACGTGCCTGAGAGCGGCGGCCTGTCCAGGCAGCGCAGGACAGACCGGAGGAGAATCCGCCCACGTCTACACCGGGATGAAAATGGCTTTAATGAGCCCCAAGAACACCGTGGGAGTAGCCACACTGCTGCCCCAATTGCCGAGAGCAGCACCCTAAACTCTGCCAGCCAGGGGACATCAGAGTCCTCAAGGAACTCCCCTGCAGTTGGCTACAACCTCCGGAGCAGACAGGGGCGGCGAGCTCAGACAAGAAGCCGCTCTCCGTTGCAGTGCCGGGCCCCAGATTCTCCAAGCCAGCCCCGAAGACGCCAAACACgtgggagcaggcaggcacCAACCCGAAGTGCTGAGAGCGGCACCAACAGACGCACAAGACGGGGAGCACCGCAGCCCTCAAGAGCTTCCACAGCAGCTGATGGAAGCCGGTCCACACAGCCAGGGCGGGCCCGGACTCGAAGCCGCTCCCCTCTTGAACATCGGGCTGCAGAGACCCGCAGCCAGCCCCGAAGATGCCGCAGGAGCCGCTCCAGGCGGCGAGGGCCAGCCCAGGGGTGAAGCCGCTCCCGGGTACCACGTCAGGCCCCGAACATCAACAGCCTGCCCCAATGA
- the LOC125698978 gene encoding translation initiation factor IF-2-like gives MDSVIKVLLQLGRDDGGKDTPSEKEISTVVCRFEREGVCADRFDDVLKPRKRDEISLALAQHAATARKANELKIRGLLLGMLGTAIEEGEANGAARQPLGAAPSDSYRRSALQCEGQAGEAGGNVSCRDPEAATQPSAPPGSVCALEGVLPPYRDPSPARGASAVRGALPPYPDPSLPLPPRAERPCADGRACGAARGRCGDDKEGRTSRDGDGDGERSYQGGGKGGLTDWGK, from the coding sequence ATGGACTCGGTGATCAAGGTACTGTTACAGCTGGGGAGGGATGATGGCGGTAAAGATACgccttctgagaaggaaatcaGCACCGTGGTGTGCCGGTTCGAACGGGAGGGGGTCTGTGCGGACCGTTTTGATGATGTTTTGAAGCCCCGCAAACGGGACGAGATTTCTCTCGCCCTTGCGCAGCATGCAGCGACTGCGCGAAAGGCAAACGAGCTGAAAATACGGGGCTTGCTGCTAGGAATGCTTGGAACAGCTATAGAAGAAGGGGAGGCAAACGGAGCTGCCCGGCAGCCTCTTGGTGCTGCCCCGTCAGACTCGTACAGAAGGAGCGCTCTGCAGTGCGAAGGGCAGGCGGGGGAGGCGGGGGGGAATGTTTCCTGTCGGGATCCAGAGGCTGCGACACAGCCCTCTGCGCCCCCGGGAAGCGTCTGTGCGCTTGAAGGAGTTCTGCCGCCGTACCGCGACCCATCCCCCGCCCGTGGAGCTTCTGCGGTTCGAGGAGCTCTGCCCCCATACCCCGACCCATCGCTGCCGCTGCCACCACGAGCGGAGCGTCCTTGTGCTGATGGCAGGGCGTGTGGCGCTGCTCGTGGCCGCTGCGGAGATGACAAGGAGGGCAGAACGAGCAGGGACGGTGATGGTGACGGGGAAAGGAGTTACCAGGGTGGCGGAAAGGGTGGATTGACGGACTGGGGAAAGTGA